A stretch of Acropora palmata chromosome 9, jaAcrPala1.3, whole genome shotgun sequence DNA encodes these proteins:
- the LOC141893420 gene encoding uncharacterized protein LOC141893420: MPVVTRSCAKERRRPLLEQETPVTSTMARSRRYETRSPAKRKILQKDQDRENVGPSSKRAAYTRTSKKKSNNPSIQERNNASTNQNNRVVTTKASKCAPRKNVPRNTFKDSNTTSLLSNTRCMGNEKDCTIHQAIETSVSRLNDTVVDDCANTPANCIAARIRSYSALRQSQWRKNNIGRSVNSVANARSPLEEISFNPKVMEIESDDDEDVLWKMSQQSSSEGKDDVDEPMSDDSESYKEKYLTLITSMKQLQNTFLRAQQNAEKNMKAYDRFVNELKSTLSQEKQKTSLLNEELKIKKGVVERLRCDLANAKEHVECLKQEKMDVEKHNVEKSEKEMTSSNDTLGGFENEESLLIQKKLEDQKHVINFYSKLSGISILSDKNCEDSSSFQSFNCAFYPDANTGHCLQFRLTHDKEFDEIEYSPNPQSPSSEDVLLNFPKYLRENIFFGAEEASRFLATLITATKK, translated from the exons ATGCCCGTGGTTACACGTTCATGTGCAAAAGAGAGGAGAAGACCTCTTCTAGAACAGGAAACCCCAGTGACTTCAACCATGGCTCGATCTCGTCGGTACGAAACTCGCTCTCCTGCCAAACGAAAGATTCTGCAGAAAGATCAAGATAGAGAGAATGTTGGACCTTCGTCGAAG aGAGCAGCATATACAAGAACATCTAAAAAGAAATCTAATAATCCATCTATCCAAGAAAGAAACAATGCTTCTACCAACCAGAATAACAGAGTTGTCACTACAAAGGCCAGTAAATGTGCTCCAAGAAAAAATGTTCCAAGGAATACTTTTAAGGACAGTAATACAACGTCATTGCTTTCCAACACAAGATGCATGGGAAATGAGAAGGACTGCACCATACATCAAGCCATAGAGACAAGCGTCTCACGTTTAAATGATACAGTTGTTGATGATTGCGCTAATACCCCTGCTAACTGCATTGCAGCAAGGATTAGAAGTTACAGTGCATTGCGACAAAGCCAATGGAGAAAGAACAACATTGGTCGAAGTGTCAACAGTGTTGCAAATGCAAGATCTCCTTTGGAGGAGATTAGCTTCAATCCCAAAGTGATGGAAATTGAAtcagatgatgatgaagatgttCTTTGGAAAATGAGCCAGCAAAGTAGCTCTGAGGGGAAAGATGATGTGGATGAGCCCATG TCAGATGATTCGGAATCTTACAAGGAAAAATACTTGACACTCATTACTTCCATGAAGCAACTACAAAACACATTTTTGCGGGCTCAACAGAATGCtgagaaaaacatgaaag CTTATGACAGGTTCGTCAATGAACTGAAGTCGACTCTCAGTCAGGAGAAGCAAAAGACTTCTTTACTGAATGAAGAATTAAAGATTAAGAAGGGTGTTGTGGAAAGACTGCGTTGTGACCTGGCCAATGCAAAGGAACATGTGGAATGtctgaaacaagaaaaga TGGATGTAGAGAAGCACAATGTggagaaaagtgaaaaagagaTGACTTCGAGCAATGACACTCTTGGAGGATTTGAGAATGAGGAGTCACTGCTG ATACAGAAAAAGCTAGAAGACCAGAAACATGTGATCAACTTCTATTCTAAACTTTCGGGAATATCAATTTTGTCTGACAAGAACTGTGAAGACTCAAGCTCCTTCCAGAGTTTCAACTGTGCCTTTTATCCTGATGCAAACACTGGGCACT GTTTACAGTTTAGATTAACACATGACAAAGAGTTTGATGAGATAGAATACAGTCCAAATCCCCAAAGTCCAAGCTCTGAGGACGTGCTCCTGAATTTCCCAAAATACCTGcgggaaaatatattttttggtGCGGAAGAAGCCTCAAGATTCCTGGCAACACTCATCACAGCAACAAAGAAGTAA
- the LOC141893423 gene encoding TNF receptor-associated factor 4-like isoform X1, producing the protein MADGLLVSSVNYSSSQTSAAPINRLQMGGYDADFVSPISPDYLCPICQLAFRDPVQTRDCGHRFCESCLEPILRKPPAFCPIDRRTLTREKVYPDRACKRTVLSLVVKCCNSGNECDWTGELLNLPNHLENCKRVPIKCINNCGRTDIPRDQMSAHVDIDGDCALAIVPCPYADMGCKYKGRRNEMGKHVQENMQAHLDLARLRIRELEQRQEYVCTNGKFLWKISGYSQLFHQSATKREKEKLCSPPFYTGHYGYKLRAEAFLNGLGQGKGTHLSLYVVIMKGEYDAILPWPFQQRVDFVLIDQDDEISLRQNKVWKLSCDRDSDYFKRPNKIKSLGFGCPKFVSLDALRTRHYIRDNTIFIRIDVEPVDVS; encoded by the exons ATGGCGGACGGGTTGCTAGTTTCTTCTGTCAACTATTCTTCCTCGCAAACATCAGCTGCTCCTATAAATCGCTTGCAGATGGGCGGTTATGATGCAGACTTTGTCAGTCCCATATCACCGGATTATTTGTGTCCGATTTGTCAGCTGGCATTTCGTGATCCAGTTCAAACGAGGGACTGCGGACATCGATTTTGCGAATCATGCCTGGAGCCAATTTTGAG aaAGCCTCCTGCCTTTTGCCCAATTGACCGTCGAACATTAACAAGGGAAAAG gtttaCCCTGACAGAGCATGTAAAAGAACAGTTCTCTCATTGGTTGTGAAGTGTTGCAACAGTGGGAACGAGTGTGATTGGACAGGAGAACTCCTTAACTTACCG AACCATCTAGAAAATTGTAAACGAGTTCCCATCAAGTGTATCAATAACTGTGGAAGGACAGATATACCAAGAGACCAG aTGTCAGCGCATGTGGATATTGATGGAGATTGTGCTCTGGCAATTGTGCCTTGCCCGTACGCAGATATGGGTTGTAAATACAAG GGACGCAGAAATGAGATGGGCAAACATGTCCAAGAGAACATGCAAGCTCACTTAGATCTGGCTCGTCTGAGAATAAGAGAACTGGAACAGCGACAGGAATATGTGTGtacaaatggcaaatttttgtGGAAAATCTCTGGTTACTCACAACTGTTTCATCAATCTGCCACTAagagggaaaaagaaaaactctgTAGTCCTCCTTTTTACACTGGACATTATGGTTACAAGCTGCGGGCAGAAGCTTTTTTGAATGGACTTGGACAAGGAAAAGGAACTCATCTCTCATTGTATGTTGTCATTATGAAAGGTGAATATGATGCTATACTGCCATGGCCGTTTCAACAACGAGTGGATTTTGTACTGATTGATCAAGACGATGAGATAAGTTTACGGCAGAATAAAGTTTGGAAGTTGTCCTGTGATAGGGATAGTGACTATTTTAAGCGACCAAACAAAATCAAGAGTCTAGGATTTGGCTGCCCAAAGTTTGTGTCTTTGGATGCACTTAGAACAAGACATTACATACGTGACAATACCATCTTCATAAGAATAGACGTAGAACCCGTGGACGTCTCTTGA
- the LOC141893418 gene encoding cell division cycle protein 20 homolog — translation MAQFDFETGVKDCLKNLEAPLSKGPVPRWQRKERERLSRGKPFSPLRTNTRGLRASNFESSTPGNKSKTANKTSKKTPQKSPKKFGLTTPRGDRFIPNRQLTDWEWSHFQVIQGIEGTDSNCEMELEANPEYGAIIAENLGCNPSNSKILRFKSSAPLTKEGHQNTLRVLYCQSKPTAPKAKSVRHIPQAEDRILDAPELLNDFYLNLLDWGSMNRLALALGGALFLWNPITDDTEHLIQMNGEDFISSVRWIGQGNILAVGNSRGHVQLWDVDRSCCVRVMEGHAARVGSLAWNAYTLSSGSRSGAIHQHDVRVAAHHIGSLVSHTQEVCGLQWSPDGKLLASGGNDNVLNIWDQSQTGIPLHNITHHQAAVKAVAWCPWQASVLASGGGTADRHIRFWNGNTGSCLSSVDTNSQVSAILWSKEYRELISGHGFSQNQLTIWKYPAMTRVKELTGHTSRILQMTMSPDGQYVATAAADETLRLWKCFATQQKTKKSLGMGTAKGGTSLMSCMKVR, via the exons ATGGCTCAATTCGACTTTGAAACTGGAGTGAAGGATTGTCTAAAGAACCTCGAAGCTCCTCTTTCCAAAGGACCCGTTCCACGTTGGCAAAGGAAGGAACGAGAGAGGCTTTCTCGTGGAAAACCCTTTTCACCTCTCAGGACGAACACTCGAGGTCTTCGAGCTTCAAACTTTGAAAGTTCCACTCCTGGTAACAAATCGAAAACGGCAAACAAAACATCGAAAAAGACACCTCAGAAATCGCCGAAAAAGTTTGGACTTACTACTCCAAGAGGAGACCGCTTTATTCCAAACAGACAGCTTACAGATTGGGAATGGAGTCATTTTCAGGTGATACAAGGAATCGAAGGAACTGATAGCAATTGTGAAATGGAACTCGAAGCTAACCCAGAATATGGAGCAATTATTGCGGAAAACTTGGGCTGCAACCCCAGCAACTCGAAAATTCTTCGTTTTAAATCAAGCGCTCCGTTGACCAAAGAAG GACATCAAAATACACTACGAGTGTTGTACTGTCAAAGCAAGCCCACAGCTCCCAAGGCAAAATCAGTAAGACATATTCCACAGGCAGAGGATAGGATTCTAGATGCCCCTGAGTTACTCAATGACTTTT ATCTAAATTTATTGGACTGGGGATCCATGAATCGGCTCGCCCTTGCTTTGGGAGGTGCTTTGTTCTTATGGAACCCCATCACTGATGATACTGAGCATTTGATCCAGATGAATGGTGAAGATTTCATCTCTAGTGTCAGATGGATTGGACAGGGAAACATCTTAGCTGTTGGCAACAGTCGTGGTCATGTCCAG CTATGGGATGTTGACCGGAGCTGTTGTGTTCGTGTGATGGAAGGCCATGCAGCCAGGGTGGGGTCGTTGGCCTGGAACGCCTACACCCTTTCAAG TGGATCAAGAAGTGGTGCCATTCATCAACATGATGTACGAGTTGCAGCTCACCACATTGGATCCCTTGTGAGTCACACCCAGGAAGTGTGCGGTTTACAATGGTCCCCTGATGGCAAACTACTGGCAAGTGGCGGCAATGATAATGTGCTTAATATTTGGGATCAGAGTCAAACAGGCATACCACTTCACAATATCACTCATCATCAAGCTGCCGTCAAG GCAGTAGCTTGGTGTCCATGGCAAGCAAGTGTCTTAGCAAGTGGAGGTGGAACAGCTGATCGGCACATTCGGTTCTGGAATGGGAATACTGGATCTTGTTTAAGCAGTGTGGATACAAATAGCCAG GTAAGTGCAATCTTGTGGTCCAAAGAATACAGGGAGCTGATATCAGGTCATGGATTCTCGCAAAACCAACTCACTATTTGGAAATACCCAGCCATGACACGGGTGAAAGAACTGACGGGTCACACGTCACGTATTCTTCAGATGACAATGTCACCTGATGGGCAGTATGTTGCAACGGCTGCTGCTGACGAAACACTTAGACTGTGGAAGTGTTTTGCAACtcaacagaaaacaaagaagtctTTGGGAATGGGCACAGCCAAAGGCGGAACAAGCTTAATGTCCTGTATGAAAGTGCGATAA
- the LOC141893423 gene encoding TNF receptor-associated factor 4-like isoform X2, translated as MGGYDADFVSPISPDYLCPICQLAFRDPVQTRDCGHRFCESCLEPILRKPPAFCPIDRRTLTREKVYPDRACKRTVLSLVVKCCNSGNECDWTGELLNLPNHLENCKRVPIKCINNCGRTDIPRDQMSAHVDIDGDCALAIVPCPYADMGCKYKGRRNEMGKHVQENMQAHLDLARLRIRELEQRQEYVCTNGKFLWKISGYSQLFHQSATKREKEKLCSPPFYTGHYGYKLRAEAFLNGLGQGKGTHLSLYVVIMKGEYDAILPWPFQQRVDFVLIDQDDEISLRQNKVWKLSCDRDSDYFKRPNKIKSLGFGCPKFVSLDALRTRHYIRDNTIFIRIDVEPVDVS; from the exons ATGGGCGGTTATGATGCAGACTTTGTCAGTCCCATATCACCGGATTATTTGTGTCCGATTTGTCAGCTGGCATTTCGTGATCCAGTTCAAACGAGGGACTGCGGACATCGATTTTGCGAATCATGCCTGGAGCCAATTTTGAG aaAGCCTCCTGCCTTTTGCCCAATTGACCGTCGAACATTAACAAGGGAAAAG gtttaCCCTGACAGAGCATGTAAAAGAACAGTTCTCTCATTGGTTGTGAAGTGTTGCAACAGTGGGAACGAGTGTGATTGGACAGGAGAACTCCTTAACTTACCG AACCATCTAGAAAATTGTAAACGAGTTCCCATCAAGTGTATCAATAACTGTGGAAGGACAGATATACCAAGAGACCAG aTGTCAGCGCATGTGGATATTGATGGAGATTGTGCTCTGGCAATTGTGCCTTGCCCGTACGCAGATATGGGTTGTAAATACAAG GGACGCAGAAATGAGATGGGCAAACATGTCCAAGAGAACATGCAAGCTCACTTAGATCTGGCTCGTCTGAGAATAAGAGAACTGGAACAGCGACAGGAATATGTGTGtacaaatggcaaatttttgtGGAAAATCTCTGGTTACTCACAACTGTTTCATCAATCTGCCACTAagagggaaaaagaaaaactctgTAGTCCTCCTTTTTACACTGGACATTATGGTTACAAGCTGCGGGCAGAAGCTTTTTTGAATGGACTTGGACAAGGAAAAGGAACTCATCTCTCATTGTATGTTGTCATTATGAAAGGTGAATATGATGCTATACTGCCATGGCCGTTTCAACAACGAGTGGATTTTGTACTGATTGATCAAGACGATGAGATAAGTTTACGGCAGAATAAAGTTTGGAAGTTGTCCTGTGATAGGGATAGTGACTATTTTAAGCGACCAAACAAAATCAAGAGTCTAGGATTTGGCTGCCCAAAGTTTGTGTCTTTGGATGCACTTAGAACAAGACATTACATACGTGACAATACCATCTTCATAAGAATAGACGTAGAACCCGTGGACGTCTCTTGA